In Streptomyces sp. SN-593, a single genomic region encodes these proteins:
- a CDS encoding magnesium chelatase domain-containing protein encodes MSDNRTDSMIANNAHFRQHCGGGDITGLHENPTVPRAANHDALAVQTDPTTAALSHASEDAYLTARRARTVLLRNSTEYVARLIRQALPEAAVMTVDTEEKELHAVLDGDGKTIWYAPASPKSDLHDGLVDDINGVLSDAIPFGGLAGAGWEVADQGEPYRTVTLPEGEHTARRTAATSFPTPKGMATVTAEFTPGGTPAFWMTGPNSAVDRETRDRIRAAIVNSELEWEPGTMRIDTHWAVLRSGSSSDLALACTALAAAGTIDPAALNGVALIGELGLDGRVRPVREVTAAVSIAQAAGCMKVIVATDDFDEVSRNEDITPVGANSLPSVLSFLEEMHEPTTTEPEARPAGTPGEDAGPCAQCDRLLIWDGTGKRLNDEWGEYLCYRPRKDGGSAVHVLAQ; translated from the coding sequence ATGAGCGACAACCGCACGGATTCCATGATCGCCAACAACGCGCACTTCCGGCAGCACTGCGGGGGCGGCGACATCACCGGCCTCCACGAGAACCCCACCGTCCCCCGGGCCGCCAACCACGACGCCCTGGCCGTCCAGACCGACCCGACGACCGCGGCCCTCTCCCACGCCAGCGAGGACGCCTACCTCACCGCCAGGCGCGCCCGCACCGTCCTCCTGCGCAACAGCACCGAGTACGTGGCCCGCCTCATCCGGCAGGCCCTCCCCGAGGCGGCCGTCATGACGGTCGACACCGAGGAGAAGGAACTCCACGCGGTCCTCGACGGCGACGGCAAGACCATCTGGTACGCGCCCGCCAGCCCTAAGAGCGACCTCCACGACGGCCTGGTGGACGACATCAACGGCGTCCTGTCCGACGCGATCCCCTTCGGCGGGCTCGCCGGAGCCGGATGGGAGGTCGCCGACCAGGGCGAGCCGTACCGCACGGTGACCCTCCCCGAAGGCGAGCACACCGCGCGGCGCACGGCGGCCACCTCGTTCCCCACCCCGAAGGGCATGGCCACGGTGACCGCCGAGTTCACCCCCGGCGGCACCCCGGCCTTCTGGATGACCGGCCCGAACTCGGCGGTCGACCGCGAGACCCGCGACCGCATCCGCGCGGCCATCGTGAACAGCGAGCTGGAGTGGGAGCCCGGCACCATGCGGATCGATACCCACTGGGCGGTCCTCCGGTCCGGCTCCAGCTCCGACCTGGCCCTGGCCTGCACCGCCCTCGCGGCGGCCGGCACCATCGACCCGGCCGCACTGAACGGCGTGGCCCTGATCGGCGAACTGGGCCTCGACGGCCGGGTCCGGCCCGTGCGCGAAGTCACCGCGGCCGTCAGCATCGCCCAGGCCGCCGGATGCATGAAGGTCATCGTGGCCACCGACGACTTCGACGAGGTCAGCCGGAACGAGGACATCACCCCGGTCGGCGCGAACAGCCTCCCGTCGGTGCTGAGCTTCCTCGAGGAGATGCACGAGCCCACCACCACCGAGCCGGAGGCCCGGCCGGCGGGGACGCCGGGAGAGGACGCCGGGCCGTGCGCCCAGTGCGACCGGCTGCTGATCTGGGACGGCACCGGCAAGCGCCTGAACGACGAGTGGGGCGAGTACCTGTGCTACCGCCCCCGCAAGGACGGCGGCAGCGCGGTGCACGTCCTGGCCCAGTAG
- a CDS encoding ParB/RepB/Spo0J family partition protein has protein sequence MTATTTATATDQAPKADRKKAAPARKAATRPATTKAPTAKKAATKAPARKAPARKAPAKKAAEPTPAELKTALKTIPTDRIDRDENQPREIFDQDALQELADSMKEIGQQQAITVRYLPASKRYTIISGERRWRAAGLAGLTEMHAMVVHGLEGGAETLETFTRSVAENLGRADMTPLEEARAFKKLLDFGLDANEVAKRVGRSWNYIDLRLSLLKLTPVVQEALLKGHLPVGLAWYVAQISTANQNAFIARWSRGQFNSPREAEQFCTRVRNEETEAANQSVMFILADEPKEPGTAGAEGFFPEMEVDVARREQIVADRQKLVGKIGKLSTAGEILSEIATMDVDELAILLSGAHGGIPGNRMRIDHLKDVASKASLNIAKAATAAAVRAGSIRIAPDALPAETTKTTENAA, from the coding sequence ATGACCGCCACCACCACCGCGACCGCCACCGACCAGGCCCCGAAGGCGGACCGGAAGAAGGCGGCCCCGGCCCGGAAGGCGGCCACCCGGCCGGCGACCACGAAGGCCCCGACGGCGAAGAAGGCGGCCACGAAGGCCCCCGCGAGGAAGGCCCCCGCGAGGAAGGCCCCGGCGAAGAAGGCGGCCGAGCCCACCCCGGCGGAACTCAAGACCGCGCTCAAGACCATCCCCACCGACCGCATCGACCGCGACGAGAACCAGCCCCGCGAGATCTTCGACCAGGACGCCCTCCAGGAACTGGCCGACAGCATGAAGGAGATCGGCCAGCAGCAGGCCATCACCGTGCGCTACCTTCCCGCCTCGAAGCGCTACACGATCATCTCGGGCGAGCGCCGGTGGCGGGCGGCCGGCCTGGCCGGACTGACCGAGATGCACGCGATGGTCGTCCACGGCCTGGAGGGCGGCGCCGAGACGCTGGAGACGTTCACCCGGTCGGTCGCCGAGAACCTGGGCCGGGCGGACATGACCCCGCTGGAGGAGGCGAGGGCGTTCAAGAAGCTCCTCGACTTCGGCCTGGACGCCAACGAGGTCGCCAAGCGGGTCGGACGGTCGTGGAACTACATCGACCTGCGGCTCTCGCTCCTCAAGCTGACGCCCGTGGTGCAGGAAGCGCTCCTCAAGGGCCACCTGCCGGTCGGCCTGGCCTGGTACGTGGCCCAGATCAGCACGGCCAATCAGAACGCATTCATCGCCCGTTGGAGCCGAGGCCAGTTCAACAGCCCCCGCGAGGCTGAGCAGTTCTGCACCCGAGTCCGCAACGAGGAGACCGAGGCGGCGAACCAGAGCGTGATGTTCATCCTGGCCGACGAGCCGAAGGAGCCTGGTACGGCCGGAGCTGAGGGCTTCTTCCCCGAGATGGAAGTGGACGTCGCCCGGCGCGAGCAGATCGTGGCCGACCGGCAGAAGCTCGTCGGCAAGATCGGCAAGCTGAGCACGGCCGGCGAGATCCTGAGCGAGATCGCCACGATGGACGTCGATGAGCTGGCGATCCTCCTCTCCGGCGCCCACGGCGGCATCCCGGGCAACCGGATGCGCATCGACCACCTCAAGGACGTGGCGAGCAAGGCGTCCCTGAACATCGCGAAGGCCGCCACCGCCGCGGCGGTCCGGGCTGGTTCTATCCGGATCGCCCCGGACGCCCTCCCTGCGGAGACCACCAAGACCACCGAGAACGCCGCCTGA